Proteins encoded within one genomic window of Ascaphus truei isolate aAscTru1 chromosome 8, aAscTru1.hap1, whole genome shotgun sequence:
- the LOC142501251 gene encoding cytochrome c oxidase subunit 5B, mitochondrial-like codes for MKAGPGDPAASVSYSVQQLVLFVCLWEGDMASWRLWQLLDRAVTRAAAAPKTRFLSRPCFRAMSVGGIPTDEEQATGIERKAIQALKKGLDPYSILKPKSYMGTREDPHIVPSINKKRIVGCICEEDNSAIMWFWVHDGEMQRCPSCGAHYKLVHHELPH; via the exons ATGAAGGCGGGTCCCGGAGACCCAGCAGCCAGTGTGAGCTATTCTGTGCAGCAGCTGGTACTGTTCGTGTGCCTGTGGGAAGGAGACATGGCTTCTTGGAGACTTTGGCAGCTCTTGGACCGGGCTGTAACCCGGGCTGCAGCTGCTCCTAAGACGAGGTTTCTCAGCAGACCCTGCTTTAGGGCAATGAGTGTTGGGG GTATTCCCACTGATGAGGAACAAGCAACTGGAATTGAAAGAAAAGCTATTCAGGCTCTGAAGAAAGGACTT GATCCATACAGCATCCTCAAACCCAAATCCTACATGGGGACCAGGGAGGATCCCCATATTGTTCCATCAATCAACAAGAAGAGAATTGTTGGTTGCATAT GCGAAGAAGATAATTCTGCGATCATGTGGTTCTGGGTTCACGACGGAGAAATGCAGCGCTGCCCATCGTGCGGCGCGCATTACAAGTTGGTTCATCATGAACTTCCACATTAG
- the LOC142502143 gene encoding olfactory receptor 6F1-like, with the protein MSTSVLGDTFFLFGLTIDIKRQACESSPQVKQSDLQKIPGKYERDIFCPIYYLMMDFSKSDPFETCALENRSRTDIFLLLGFNKQKDISIILFLLFMVIYMLTLLGNITIISLTISDTSLRTPMYFFLNSFSFLEIGYTTVTVPRMLFDLLSGNMAISFNDCLTQMYFFFLFGTTEFFILALMGFDRYLAICHPLHYTNIMNKRLWCQLILGSWIGGCMIPILPTIVLSQKPFCGSNTINHFFCDMGPLVKLSAPDTFFLDVINFTVSSTVVLSSLLLVIVSYIFIISAILRISSSSGRHKAFSTCASHFLVVTLFFGTVIFMYLRPSSGENSDMDKAVSVFYSVVTPALNPVIYSLRNKEVKNALIKVFHRKGQSWKDLVVVHSITWKIESSQQKG; encoded by the exons ATGAGTACTTCGGTATTAGGAGATACCTTTTttctatttggactaacaattgatattaaaaGACAAGCTTGCGAGAGTTCTCCTCAGGTCAAACAATCTGATTTACAAAAGATTCCAG GAAAATATGAAAGAGACATTTTCTGCCCTATCTACTATTTGATGATGGATTTCAGTAAG TCTGACCCTTTTGAAACGTGTGCATTGGAGAACAGAAGCCGGACAGACATATTCCTGCTTCTTGGATTTAATAAACAAAAGGATATAAGCATCATACTCTTTCTTCTTTTTATGGTGATTTATATGTTGACCCTTCTGGGAAACATAACTATAATTTCCCTCACTATATCTGACACTTCTCTAAGAACCCCAATGTATTTTTTCCTTAATAGCTTCTCTTTCCTTGAGATAGGTTACACCACAGTCACCGTACCCAGAATGCTCTTTGACTTGTTATCTGGAAACATGGCTATATCTTTTAATGATTGCCTCACTCAGatgtatttcttttttctttttggcaCCACAGAATTCTTTATTCTGGCTTTAATGGGTTTTGACCGATATTTGGCAATCTGCCATCCACTCCATTACACTAACATCATGAACAAAAGGTTGTGGTGCCAGCTCATCCTTGGATCTTGGATAGGTGGCTGCATGATTCCAATTCTACCCACAATTGTTCTCTCTCAAAAGCCCTTCTGTGGCTCAAATACCATAAACCATTTCTTCTGTGACATGGGTCCACTGGTAAAACTCTCAGCTCCTGACACTTTCTTCTTAGATGTTATAAATTTTACAGTTTCTTCCACTGTGGTCCTCAGCTCCTTGTTGCTTGTAATAGTATCGTACATTTTCATCATTTCTGCCATATTAAGGATATCCTCTTCTTCAGGCCGCCACAAAGCTTTCTCTACATGCGCTTCACATTTTTTGGTTGTGACACTCTTCTTTGGCACCGTGATTTTTATGTATCTTCGACCTTCTTCAGGTGAAAACTCTGACATGGACAAGGCTGTGTCAGTATTTTATTCTGTTGTAACCCCCGCACTAAATCCAGTAATCTACAGCTTGAGAAACAAGGAGGTGAAAAACGCCCTAATAAAAGTTTTCCATAGAAAAGGGCAGTCCTGGAAAGATTTGGTAGTTGTTCACTCTATAACATGGAAGATTGAGTCTAGTCAACAAAAAGGCTGA